A portion of the Thunnus albacares chromosome 23, fThuAlb1.1, whole genome shotgun sequence genome contains these proteins:
- the LOC122975097 gene encoding G-protein coupled receptor 183-like, with protein sequence MTDDGSFNTSFSIFCNSSTNCSNSTSGIPSTSDLYPWYTVAGVIIAVSCLLGVPANIAIIVKLCHRLHGSSISQRLFFSLAVSDLLCLLCLPVAVVIFYNGPHLTHEVCQLLIYFFFFCMTSDLNILVLISIQRYYQVLHPKKWDELRRRWQRVILSSVWLLGALVALPVVFSLIDAKTVTEQNDGRSCKNQRITPVLEAVYILFIVFSHLVLLTFYLLLVRGLKNNQMPNKKDPSGRFTKLFIRIIAVSLVVALLPLILRVLYVAALFTASDDLMLISRKLTFVECFYFFGHCLNPFLYFFSSRHQKRDSDMKRKTFIDP encoded by the exons ATGACCGATGACGGCAGCTTCAACAcctctttctccatcttctGTAACTCCTCTACCAACTGCTCCAACTCCACCTCAGGAATACCTTCAACCTCCGACCTCTATCCCTGGTACACTGTTGCTGGTGTGATTATTGCAGTCAGTTGCCTGTTGGGTGTGCCTGCTAACATCGCCATAATAGTAAAACTCTGCCACCGTCTGCACGGCTCATCCATCTCGCAGCGCCTCTTCTTCAGCCTGGCAGTGTCGGACCTCCTCTGCCTGCTCTGCCTGCCTGttgctgttgtcattttctATAATGGACCGCAtttgacacatgaagtctgtcaacttctcatttatttcttctttttctgcatGACCTCGGACTTGAACATTCTGGTGCTGATAAGCATCCAGAGGTACTACCAG GTTCTTCACCCCAAAAAGTGGGACGAGCTTCGCCGGAGATGGCAGCGGGTTATACTGTCCAGTGTGTGGCTTCTCGGAGCCCTTGTAGCTCTTCctgttgtgttttcactgaTAGACGCGAAAACCGTGACAGAGCAGAACGACGGTCGTTCCTGCAAGAATCAGAGGATCACACCTGTGCTCGAAGCAgtgtatattttattcatagTTTTCAGCCACCTAGTCTTGTTGACCTTCTACCTGCTACTCGTTAGAGGGCtcaaaaataatcaaatgcCTAACAAGAAAGACCCTAGTGGTAGATTTACTAAACTTTTCATTCGAATAATCGCCGTCTCCCTGGTTGTTGcccttcttcctctcattctccGCGTGCTGTATGTGGCCGCGCTCTTCACAGCATCAGACGACCTGATGCTTATTAGTAGGAAGTTGACGTTTGTggaatgtttttactttttcgGTCACTGTCTGAATCCATTCCTGTATTTCTTTTCCTCACGGCATCAAAAGAGAGACAGCGACATGAAGAGAAAGACTTTTATTGACCCTTAA